A portion of the Natronococcus sp. AD-5 genome contains these proteins:
- a CDS encoding CobD/CbiB family protein: MLVAIGGAITFGVAILRTDGATAPRLAGWLLVLALPIGVPVAAAFTAYVMGDFADPWAGPLVFLGLAWIVLGQHARRTLTGESTQSMAESA; the protein is encoded by the coding sequence GTGCTCGTCGCGATCGGCGGCGCGATCACGTTCGGGGTCGCGATTCTCCGCACCGACGGGGCGACCGCACCGCGACTCGCCGGTTGGCTCCTCGTCCTCGCACTGCCGATCGGCGTTCCGGTGGCCGCCGCGTTCACCGCGTACGTGATGGGCGACTTCGCGGATCCGTGGGCGGGTCCCCTCGTCTTCCTCGGCCTCGCCTGGATCGTTCTCGGCCAACACGCCCGACGAACGCTCACCGGTGAGTCGACGCAATCGATGGCAGAATCTGCGTGA
- a CDS encoding aminotransferase class V-fold PLP-dependent enzyme produces MSHQNLEALDVEAIREEFPILQREFDGQQVVYLDNAATTQTPDPVVDAMSDYYRRYNSNVHRGIHHLSQEASEAYEEAHDRVAEFIGASGGREEVVFTKNTTESENLLAYSWGLNELGPEDEIVLTEMEHHASLVTWQQIAMRTGASVEYIRVDEDGRLDMDHAEELVTDDTALVSAVHVSNTLGTVNPVSELTDLAHEHDALSFIDGAQAVPNRPVDVEEIGADFYAFSGHKMAGPTGIGVLYGKKELLEAMEPYLYGGGMIRKVTFEESTWGDLPWKFEPGTPPIAEAVGLHAAVDWLEEIGVDRIRAHEQDLARYAYEQLADEGDVEIYGPEPGPDRGGLVSFNLEGVHAHDLTSILNDHTIAIRAGDHCTQPLHDKLGVAASARASFYVYNTREEVDKLVAALDDARQLFA; encoded by the coding sequence ATGAGTCACCAGAACCTCGAGGCGCTCGACGTCGAGGCGATCCGCGAGGAGTTTCCGATCCTCCAGCGGGAGTTCGACGGCCAGCAGGTCGTCTACCTCGATAACGCGGCGACGACCCAGACGCCGGATCCGGTCGTCGACGCGATGAGCGACTACTACCGGCGGTACAACTCGAACGTCCACCGGGGGATTCACCACCTGAGTCAGGAAGCCTCGGAGGCCTACGAGGAAGCCCACGACCGCGTCGCGGAGTTCATCGGCGCCAGCGGCGGTCGCGAGGAGGTCGTCTTCACGAAGAACACGACCGAAAGCGAGAACCTGCTCGCCTACTCGTGGGGGCTGAACGAACTCGGTCCCGAGGACGAGATCGTCCTCACCGAAATGGAACACCACGCGTCGCTCGTGACCTGGCAGCAGATCGCCATGCGCACCGGCGCGAGCGTCGAGTACATCCGGGTCGACGAGGACGGCCGCCTCGACATGGACCACGCCGAGGAACTCGTCACCGACGACACGGCGCTCGTCTCGGCGGTTCACGTCTCGAACACGCTCGGGACCGTCAACCCCGTCTCAGAACTGACCGACCTCGCCCACGAGCACGACGCGCTCTCCTTCATCGACGGCGCGCAGGCCGTGCCGAACCGTCCGGTCGACGTCGAGGAGATCGGCGCCGACTTCTACGCCTTCTCGGGGCACAAGATGGCCGGTCCCACCGGGATCGGCGTTCTCTACGGCAAGAAAGAGCTCCTCGAGGCGATGGAGCCGTACCTCTACGGCGGCGGCATGATCCGCAAGGTCACCTTCGAGGAGTCGACCTGGGGCGACCTCCCCTGGAAGTTCGAGCCCGGCACGCCGCCGATCGCCGAGGCCGTCGGCCTCCACGCCGCGGTCGACTGGCTCGAGGAGATCGGCGTGGACCGCATCCGAGCCCACGAACAGGACCTCGCCCGCTACGCCTACGAACAGCTCGCGGACGAGGGCGACGTCGAGATCTACGGCCCCGAACCCGGCCCCGACCGGGGCGGCCTCGTCAGCTTCAACCTCGAGGGCGTCCACGCCCACGACCTCACCTCGATCCTGAACGACCACACGATCGCCATCCGCGCGGGCGACCACTGCACCCAGCCGCTGCACGACAAGCTGGGGGTGGCGGCGTCGGCTCGAGCGTCGTTCTACGTATACAACACCCGCGAGGAGGTCGACAAGCTGGTCGCCGCCCTCGACGACGCACGACAGTTGTTCGCGTGA
- a CDS encoding DUF424 domain-containing protein, with the protein MIVNERETEEGLLVAVCDANVLGETFESGELSLTVTEEFYGGETVDESAVVDSLSRATVANIVGTRAVELAIEEGFIDEANVLEVGTTRHAQLLRMY; encoded by the coding sequence ATGATCGTCAACGAACGCGAAACCGAAGAGGGGCTGCTCGTCGCCGTCTGTGACGCGAACGTTCTCGGCGAAACGTTCGAGAGCGGCGAGCTCTCGCTGACCGTCACCGAGGAATTCTACGGCGGCGAGACGGTCGACGAGAGCGCGGTCGTCGACAGCCTCTCGCGGGCGACCGTCGCCAACATCGTCGGCACTCGCGCGGTCGAACTCGCGATCGAAGAGGGGTTCATCGACGAGGCGAACGTCCTCGAGGTCGGGACGACCCGCCACGCGCAGCTGTTGCGGATGTACTGA
- a CDS encoding tetratricopeptide repeat protein, whose protein sequence is MTDREGDRDHPFSEGEGFGDAYDEFDLDPPELGVDPSKVDPVDSRVVTDTLDEHNVNSEDVDAGELLDVGLNYMQINRFEQATDAFERAASFAEDDRTEQEAWVNKGAAHAELEEYDEAIGAHREALRIDDESEHAATAETNLAYALWEFGETAQALEHAERAVEIDERFAEGWFNRAFFLSERGLAEEALHCIDNAIRLGMRNAKVLEEKAEILEDLGEYDEAEEIAEEANEMLERAEQRLVEEREEMAGQPSSGRPRGEDDVGISDPGREGERDREWELE, encoded by the coding sequence ATGACTGATCGAGAGGGCGATCGCGACCACCCGTTCTCCGAAGGAGAAGGATTCGGCGACGCCTACGACGAGTTCGATCTCGACCCGCCGGAGCTGGGCGTCGACCCCTCGAAGGTCGACCCCGTCGACTCCCGCGTCGTCACCGACACGCTCGACGAGCACAACGTGAACAGCGAGGACGTCGACGCGGGCGAACTGCTGGACGTCGGGCTGAACTACATGCAGATCAACCGCTTCGAGCAGGCGACCGACGCCTTCGAGCGGGCCGCCAGCTTCGCCGAGGACGACCGAACCGAGCAGGAGGCCTGGGTGAACAAGGGGGCCGCCCACGCCGAACTCGAGGAGTACGACGAGGCGATCGGCGCCCACCGCGAGGCGCTCCGGATCGACGACGAGAGCGAACACGCCGCCACCGCCGAGACGAACCTCGCGTACGCGCTCTGGGAGTTCGGCGAGACCGCCCAGGCGCTCGAACACGCCGAGCGCGCCGTCGAGATCGACGAGCGGTTCGCCGAGGGCTGGTTCAACCGCGCCTTCTTCCTCTCCGAGCGCGGGCTGGCCGAAGAGGCGCTGCACTGCATCGACAACGCGATTCGACTGGGGATGCGCAACGCGAAAGTGCTCGAAGAAAAGGCCGAGATCCTCGAAGACCTCGGCGAGTACGACGAGGCCGAAGAGATCGCCGAGGAAGCGAACGAGATGCTCGAACGGGCCGAGCAGCGACTCGTCGAAGAACGCGAAGAGATGGCCGGGCAACCCTCCAGCGGCCGCCCTCGAGGCGAAGACGACGTCGGAATCTCGGATCCGGGCCGGGAGGGAGAACGCGACCGCGAGTGGGAGCTCGAGTAA
- a CDS encoding FAD-dependent oxidoreductase, giving the protein MSDTFVVVGGDAAGMSAASKAKRDDPDLEVVVFEKGEWVSYGACGLPYYVKGEIQSLEALVSVTPEEFREERDIDLRTGHEVVAIDPDEQTVTAEGDAGTATESYDSLLLATGAEAVEPPIDGIDREGVYTLGSMSDGKELREYVARARDGEGFQQPDRGPACRYLEDCTGPVAVVGGGYVGIEMAEALAANGFEVHLFQRGERLLKGFSEATSEAVAEHLHERDVAVHLGSEVRGFEGANAVEAVVTADERVDVEMALLGTGVRPRTELAEDAGVELGPTGAVATDPYRETSVDDVYAAGDCAEAIHTVTGEPAYVPLALTANRHGRAVGQTVAGRPAAGGAVAGTAAIKAFDVEAARTGVLDHDEARAAGFDPVGETIDAKSRAGYYPEGGTVTVTLTADRDTGRLLGASLVSEYGEGAVHRSHAVVAALEEGATVCDLENYDLAYAPPFNSTWDPVLVAAKVLSGKLR; this is encoded by the coding sequence ATGTCCGATACCTTCGTCGTCGTCGGCGGCGACGCCGCCGGCATGTCCGCGGCGAGCAAGGCCAAGCGCGACGACCCCGACCTCGAGGTCGTCGTCTTCGAGAAGGGCGAGTGGGTCTCCTACGGCGCCTGTGGCCTGCCCTACTACGTCAAAGGCGAGATCCAGTCGCTCGAGGCGCTCGTCTCCGTGACGCCCGAAGAGTTCCGCGAGGAGCGCGACATCGACCTGCGGACGGGTCACGAGGTCGTCGCGATCGACCCCGACGAGCAGACGGTCACCGCCGAAGGCGACGCCGGGACGGCGACGGAGTCCTACGACTCCCTGTTGCTCGCGACCGGCGCCGAAGCGGTGGAGCCGCCGATCGACGGGATCGACCGCGAGGGCGTCTACACGCTCGGCTCGATGAGCGACGGGAAGGAACTCCGCGAGTACGTCGCTCGAGCGCGCGACGGGGAGGGGTTCCAGCAGCCCGACCGCGGACCGGCCTGTCGCTACCTCGAGGACTGCACCGGTCCCGTCGCCGTCGTCGGCGGCGGCTACGTCGGCATCGAGATGGCCGAGGCGCTCGCGGCGAACGGGTTCGAGGTCCACCTGTTCCAGCGCGGCGAGCGCCTGCTGAAGGGCTTCAGCGAGGCGACGAGCGAAGCCGTCGCCGAGCACCTGCACGAGCGGGACGTCGCGGTGCACCTCGGAAGCGAAGTGCGCGGTTTCGAGGGCGCGAACGCCGTCGAGGCCGTCGTCACCGCCGACGAGCGCGTCGACGTCGAGATGGCGCTGCTCGGCACCGGCGTCCGGCCGCGGACCGAGCTGGCCGAAGACGCGGGCGTCGAACTCGGACCGACCGGCGCCGTCGCGACCGATCCGTACCGCGAAACCAGCGTCGACGACGTCTACGCGGCAGGCGACTGCGCGGAGGCGATCCACACCGTCACCGGCGAGCCGGCCTACGTCCCGCTGGCGCTGACCGCCAACCGCCACGGCCGGGCGGTCGGCCAGACCGTCGCCGGACGGCCGGCCGCGGGCGGCGCTGTCGCGGGGACGGCGGCGATCAAGGCCTTCGACGTCGAGGCCGCGCGAACCGGCGTTCTGGATCACGACGAGGCGCGCGCAGCCGGCTTCGACCCGGTCGGCGAGACGATCGACGCGAAATCGCGAGCGGGCTACTACCCCGAGGGCGGGACGGTCACCGTCACGCTGACCGCCGACCGCGACACCGGGCGCCTCCTCGGCGCGAGCCTTGTCAGCGAGTACGGCGAGGGCGCGGTCCACCGGAGCCACGCGGTCGTCGCGGCGCTCGAGGAGGGTGCGACCGTCTGCGACCTCGAGAACTACGATCTGGCGTACGCGCCGCCGTTCAACAGCACGTGGGATCCCGTCCTCGTCGCGGCGAAGGTGCTCTCGGGGAAGCTTCGATGA
- the thpR gene encoding RNA 2',3'-cyclic phosphodiesterase, producing the protein MRLFVSVDLPEDLAEPVAELQEGFAEASGLNFTDPEQAHLTLKFLGDVDEDRVPTLTRELRAAVDEAGVAPFTVRFDGLGVFPDLDYISVVWFGTEAGGEELTRLHEAIEERTTAMGFEEESHDFTPHVTLARMEHAGGKAHVQETVRERDPTVGEMRVDEVRLTESTLTADGPAYSTVERFPLE; encoded by the coding sequence ATGCGACTGTTCGTCAGCGTCGACCTGCCGGAGGACCTCGCGGAACCGGTCGCCGAACTGCAGGAGGGGTTCGCCGAGGCGAGCGGGCTGAACTTCACCGATCCCGAGCAGGCCCACCTCACGCTGAAGTTCCTCGGCGACGTCGACGAGGACCGCGTCCCGACGCTCACGCGGGAGCTCCGGGCCGCGGTCGACGAAGCCGGCGTCGCGCCCTTCACGGTTCGGTTCGACGGACTCGGCGTCTTCCCGGACCTCGATTACATCAGCGTCGTCTGGTTCGGCACCGAGGCGGGCGGCGAGGAACTCACGCGCCTCCACGAGGCCATCGAGGAGCGAACGACGGCGATGGGCTTCGAGGAGGAGTCCCACGACTTCACCCCGCACGTCACCCTCGCGCGGATGGAACACGCCGGCGGGAAAGCACACGTCCAGGAGACCGTCCGCGAGCGCGATCCGACCGTCGGCGAGATGCGCGTCGACGAAGTTCGGCTCACCGAGAGCACACTGACGGCCGACGGCCCGGCGTACTCGACGGTCGAGCGATTCCCGCTCGAGTGA